In Flavobacterium praedii, the DNA window TGTCTTTTTTAATTGCATTTTGAGAAATGGAATCTTCAATTGTATTTTGGGCAAGAACTTCGAGAGATTGGTTTTGCGTGATTTCGGATTGATCCGCTTGTTGTGCAAAAAGGGTATTTCCAAAAAAGGATAATAGAAGTAGGTATAAAACAGTTTTAAATGAATTCATTTGGGGAATATAAAAGCGGTTAAAGTTGTCCAAAAAATGAATTTGGTTTTAATAATAGGAACTGATTTTGTAATTAAAACCATTGAATTGCAATTACTTTTAGATTGAATTTGAATAGTTTTAAAACGGCGCAAATATAATTAATTAATAAGAACATTGAAGTTATTTTTTGAGTCTTAAGGTTAAATTAATAAATGGTTCTTGTCTCATGCGTTTGTTGCGTAATTTACTTTTTTTCAATTGTAAGAATTACATTGGTTTATGCCGTTATAGCTTATGATAAACAATAAATAAATAGAGTTTTAATTGAAAGCGAATTGTTAAATTTGATAAAATTACTTTTAAAATTAAATCTTGAATATCTCTAATTACAATTTAACTAGAAGTTGAACAATTTGAAAGTGTAAGTATTTATCTTGTAGAATTCATAATCACTTAAAATAATTAAAATTGACCTTATTTACGGTTTTCCTCAAAAAGTATCGTATAAATTTCAATACCTTAGCGGTTATAAAAATAGATAATACCCTATAATGGCAGCCGAACAAAAACAAAAATTAGAACAACAACTCTGGAATATCGCCAACACCCTACGTGGGAAAATGGATGCCGATGATTTCCGTGATTACATATTAGGTTTTATTTTCTACAAGTACCTGAGCACCAAAATGGACTTGTATGCCAACACCATCCTAAAACCAGACGGTTTGACTTTTCAGGAAGTCGAAGGTCATGCAGATGAAGCGGCTTTGCTGGAAGAAATCAAACAATTGGCTTTAGACAAATTAGGTTACTTTTTGCTCCCATCCGAATTGTTCTCGGAATTGGCACGAAGAGGCAACGCAGGCGGAAAAAACAATTTTATTCTGGGTGATTTAGCCAAAGTATTGACGCACATTGAGCAAAGTACGATGGGTTCTGAAAGTGAAGAAGATTTTGGAAACCTGTTTTCTGACCTCGATTTGACTTCCCACAAACTTGGAAAATCCGAAGCCGACAAAAACGAACTCATTGTAAAAGTCCTCGTGCATCTGGATGAAATTGATTTTGATTTAGAAAATACCGACAGTGATGTTCTGGGAGATGCCTACGAATATCTAATTGGGCAGTTTGCCAGTGGCGCAGGCAAGAAAGCAGGCGAATTCTATACCCCACAACAAGTCAGTAGCATTTTGGCACAACTGGTAACGGTGGGCAAAGACAAACTCAAGAGCGTTTATGACCCTACTTGCGGTTCCGGTTCGTTATTGTTGCGTGTAGCCAAAGAAGTAAAAGACGTAAGTGCTTTTTACGGACAGGAAATGAACCCTACGACGTACAACTTATGCCGCATGAATATGATTATGCACGATGTGCATTACAAGCGATTTGACATTAAGAACGAAGATACGCTGGAACGCCCACAGCATTATGATATGCGTTTTGAAGCCATTGTTGCCAATCCTCCTTTTTCTGCCAATTGGTCTGCCAGCCCTTTGCACATGAACGACGAGCGTTTCTCTGCCTATGGGAAACTCGCACCAAGCTCCAAAGCCGATTTTGCCTTTGTGCAACACATGGTGCACCAACTTGCCGATAACGGAACTATGGCAATCGTTCTCCCTCACGGTGTTTTGTTTCGTGGTGGTGCCGAAGGACACATACGCGAATATTTGATCAAAGAAAAAAACTACCTCGATGCCGTAATTGGTTTGCCAGCCAATATTTTTTACGGAACCAGCATACCAACCTGTATTCTGGTTTTGAAGAAAAAGCGTACCGATGCCGAAAATATTTTGTTTATCGATGCCAGCCAGCATTTTGAAAAGGTGAAAACCCAAAACGTGTTGCGTACCGAGGATATAGATAAAATAATTAGCACTTACGAAAACAGAACCGAAGAAGATAAATATTCGCATATTGCCCCTATTGCGGCCCCTATCATCCGTACAGACGCGATTAATCGTACAGACGCGATTAATCGCGTCTCTACATCATCATTATTAGACGCGATTAATCGCGTCTCTACCAGCATCGCCGAAAACGATTACAACCTGAATATTCCTCGTTATGTGGATACTTTTGAAGAAGAAGAAGAAATTATTGTTAATGATATCTGTATTAGCTTAGAAAAACTATCTGATTTATCAAACAAAAATGATGATATTCTTAAAAAACAATGTGATATTCTAAAAATTCCTTTTCCAAACGGACATAATATATCATTATTAGAACAATACAAAAAAGGCGTAATGCAACAATTGTTCTCCGGTAAATTAAGGTTTAAAGACGAGAACGGAAAGGATTATCCGGATTGGGAGGAGAAAAAGTTGGGGGATGTTTGTGAAATTGTTGGTGGAGGAACACCAGATACTAATATTTCAGAATATTGGGGAGGAGAAATTCAGTGGTTTACACCAACAGAAATTAAATCTGATTTTGTTTCAAGTAGTATTAGAACAATAACAGAATTAGGTTTACAAAAATCCTCAGCTAAGAAATTACCTATTGGAACAATCCTTCTTACTACAAGAGCTACAATTGGTGAAGTTTCAATAGCACGAGAAGAATGTTCAACAAATCAAGGGTTTCAATCGTTAATTGCAAGAAAAGGAAATAGTAATATTTTTATATTTAATTGGATAAAACAAAACAAGCATGAATTAACTTCTAGAGCTAATGGTTCTACTTTTCCTGAAATTAGTAAAACTGCAATTGAGAAAATATTTTTAAATGTACCTTCTTTTAAAGAACAACAAAAAATCGCCAATTTTTTATCGAGTATTGATACAAAAATAGAAACCGTGAATGGGGAAATAGGAAAAACGCAATTATTCAAAAAAGGGTTGTTGCAGCAAATGTTTGTGTAATGCAACGGTAGAGACGCGATTTATCGCGTCTATGTGTGGTGTGATGCAACGGTAGAGACGCGATTCATCGCGTCTATGTGTGGAGTGTGTGTAATGCAACGTAGAGACGCGATAAATCGCGTCTGTACACTATCCGGAGCATGTAGAATAAAAATAATGAAATATGAAAAAATTTCAGAATAAATATCGAATCCCATCCGCCCGATTGCAAAATTGGGATTATGGCGAAAATGGAGCGTATTTCATCACAATATGCACCAAAAATATGGCGTGTTATTTTGGTAATATTGTATCCGGCCCATCCGTAGAGACGCGATTAATCGCGTCTGTACATGATAATGATTCAAAATGCGAAATGCAATTGAATGAATTAGGGAAAATTGCCCATCGCAATTGGGAAAATATTCCAAATCAATTTCCCGATATTGAATTGGGTAATTTTGTGATTATGCCCAATCATATGCATGGGATATTAATAATCAATAAAATGAAATTGCCATCCGATACCGTACAGACGCGATTAATCGCGTCTAATGATGATAATACAGAGACGCGATTAATCGCGTCTGTACATGCGCAAAATGAAAATAAAATAGGTGGATTTGCAGGCGATAAAAATCCGATGCTAAATGAAAATATATCACGCATCATTCGGTGGTATAAAGGAAGATGCAGTTTTGAAATGCGTAAAATTCATGCTGATTTTGAATGGCTTTCACGATTTCACGATCATATTATTAGAGATTCAAAGGCATTCGAAAGAATACAAACCTATATAGAAAACAACCCTTCCAAATGGAAAGAAGATAAATTTCACAACTAAAATGAGCCATCAATCCGAAGCAATATTAGAAAACAACTTAATCAAGCAATTGCGGGGTTTAGGCTATGCGTCTGTAACCATTCCCGATGGCGATGCTTTGGTTTCCAATCTACAAAGTCAATTAGAAGCTTTTAACGAAACCACTTTTACAGCCAAAGAGTTTGATGCTATCGTCAATCATCTAGCCAAAGGCAATGTTTTTGAAAAAGCCAAAACGCTACGAGACCGTTTTCAATTGACCAAGGAAGATGGCACTTCGTTTTATGTTCGTTTTTTCAATGTGGAAGACAATAGCCAGAATTTATTTCAAGTTACCAATCAAATCAGTCTGGAAGGAAGCTACAAGAACCGTTTTGATGTAACGCTTTTGGTCAATGGTTTGCCATTGGTACAAATAGAACTCAAACGTTCGGGCTTAGAAATTAAAGAAGCGTTTAACCAAATTAATCGCTACCAATTGCATTCTTTTTGGAGCAATCACGGTTTGTTTCAATACGTGCAACTGTTTGTAATCAGTAATGGTGTAAATACCAAATATTTGGCAAACAACAAACTGCAATCGGTCAAACAAACGTTCTTTTGGGCAGATACCAATAATAAAAACATAACCGAGTTGCACGAGTTCGCAGCTGCATTTCTGAACCCGGAACATTTGGGCAAAATGGTGTCTCATTATATCGTGATAAACGAAACACACAAGGTAATGATGGTGTTGCGACCGTATCAATATTTTGCCACAGAAGCGATAATTCATCAAATCAAAAACTCAAGCGAGAACGCCTACATTTGGCACACCACAGGTTCGGGTAAAACTTTAACCTCGTTCAAGGCAAGCCAAATTGTGATGGAATTACCTGAGGTGTACAAAGTTGTTTTTGTTGTGGACCGTAAAGATTTGGATTTCCAGACCATGAATGAATTCAACGCTTTCAAAAAAGATAGTGTTGATGTCACGGATAATACACAATCCTTGGTTCGGCAATTAACGGATACTACCAAGTTGGTTCTGACTACGATTCAGAAATTAAACAATGCCGTTTCAGAACGTTTTGCTGGTAAAATAGAGTCGTTGCGCCATAAGAAAATCGTTTTTATTTTTGATGAATGCCACCGTTCCCAGTTTGGAGAAACCCACGATAGAATTACCAAATTCTTTGACAAAAGTCAGTTAATCGGTTTTACAGGAACGCCCATATTTGCCGAAAACGCTTCCAAGAATGATTTAGGAAAACGCACCACCAAAGATTTGTTTGGTAATTGCTTGCACAAATACGTGATTACGGATGCCATTCAGGATGAAAACGTATTGCGCTTTGGGATTGAATATGTGGGGAAATACAAAAACAAGAGCAATTCTTTTATCGACATAGAAGTCGAAGATATAGACAAGCAAGAGGTTTTGGATTCGGAAAAGCGAATCAACAAAATCGTCGATTATATTATTGCCTATCACAATCAGAAAACCTTTGATAGAGATTATTCAGCCCTTTTGGCGGTAAGCAGTATCAATAATGTGATTCAGTATTACGATCTATTCCAAAAAAAGAAAGAAGCTGGAGAACACGATTTGCGTATTGCCACTATTTTTACCTATGGTACCAATGAAGATTCAGACCAAGCACAGGATTTCCTTCCCGAAGATGAAGTCGATTTTGATGTTTTGGCAGAACCACAAACCAGTTATCAGGGAAAGCATACCCGAGATAAATTAGAAAGATATATTGGAGATTATAATACAATGTATGGCACCAGCTATTCTACAAAAGACAGTGATTCTTTTCAAAAATATTTTCAAAATATCAGCAGAAGATTAAAAGACCGTGAGAAGGAGAATTTTGACAATGAGAAAGACCGTTTGGATATTGTAATTGTTGTGAATATGATGCTTACCGGTTTTGATGCCAAAAAAGTAAATACGCTTTATGTGGATAAAAATTTGAAGCAACACGGTTTGATACAAGCATTTTCGAGAACGAATCGAATCCTTGGAGAACAGAAGTCACAAGGAAATATTTTGTCCTTCAGGAACCTCAAAAAAGCTACCGACGATGCTATTACTTTGTTTTCAAATAAAGAGGCGATTGAAGTCGTTACCATGCCCGATTATGAAAAAATAGCAGCGAAGTTTGATGAAGCTTTGAAACTCCTACGAGAAATTACACCAACCTACCAAAGCGTAAATGATTTGGAAAGTGAAGAAGCAGAAGCTCAATTTGTACAAGCTTTCCGAAAATTAATGCGAGCCATGAACGTTTTGCAATCCTACACCGATTTTGATTGGGAGGATTTACTGTTAGACGAGCAGGAATTTGAAGATTATAAAAGCAAGTATTTAGATTTATACGAAAAAGTAAAACGGGACAACGAAAAACAAAAAACTTCGATTCTTGATGACATTGATTTTGAATTGGAGTTAATCCATCGTGACCAAATCAACGTGGCCTATATCCTGAAATTGTTAGCACAATTGAAAGGAGCAAAAACACCATCGGCAGTTGCCGCACAAAAGAAAGCCATCATTGATTTATTGGGTGGTGATATTCAGTTAAGAAGCAAGCGAGAGCTGATTCAGAAGTTTATCGATGAAAATATGCCCCACATCAAAGACGGTGATTCCATTGAAGATGAATTTGAAAAATACTGGCAAGACCAAAAAGTATTGGCACTAGGCAAACTTTGCGAAGACGAACACCTGGACAAAGCGCAATTCAAAGCCTTAATTGATGCCTACATCTACAGTGGTCGCGAACCCATCAAAGATGAGGTTTTCCAATGCCTAGACAACAGACCAAGTATTCTGCAAGCCAGAACAATTGGCGATCGTATCATTGCCAAAATGAAGGAGTTTGTTGAAGTTTTTGTTAAGGGGATGATGGCGTAAATTTGTAGAGACGGGTTTGAAACCCGTCTGTACGAATTCCGTCTGTACGAATTCCGTCTGTACGAAACCCGTCTGTACTGTATGAATTCCGTCTGTATGAAACCCGTCTGTATGAAACCCGTCTGCCGATGATCCTATATCTAGATTATCTCATTTGTGAAATTATCATAATAATTCTGAAAATTGGGAAAATGATTGTGTTTGGGCAAAATAAATAGGATCGGGTGAAATAATTCTGAAAATTGTAAAAATGATAATTTTGTAAATATATTTGAAATAGCAATAAATTGAATAATAGAATATGCAAAAATTTAAAGGTAAATACCGCATTGATACCGCTAGAGCAAAATGGTGGGATTACAAGAATGAGGGGAATTATTTTATAACAATTTGTACCAAAAATCGAGCGCATTTATTTGGATATGTAAACGATGGCGAAATGAAATTGAACGAATATGGTAAAATTGTTTCCGATTGTTGGTATGATTTGCCCAATCATTATAGCAATATTATATTGGATGAATTTCAAATAATGCCCAATCATATTCATTGTATTGTTGGGGTGGATAATTCCAATTCGATTTTCCCCGTAGAGACGGGTTTCAAACCCGTCTGTACTTCTAATGATTCCGCCAATGATTCCGCCAATGATTCCACCGATATTTCAGAAAATAAAGAAAAAAAAATTCACGGTATATTTGAATTTATACGTGCATTAAAAACATTTTCGTCTAGAAGAATTAATGAAATGCGAGATACCAAAGGAGTTTCTAATTGGCAGGAGCGATTTCATGACCATATCATTAGAGATGAAATGGAATACAATAGAATAAAAAACTACATCATAAATAATCCTAAAAATTGGAGTGAGGATTGTTTTTTTGATAAATAAAAAGGAATATAGAATAAAATCAAGGGTACATATAAATAAATAGAATTGTAATAATGAATAGCAACACCATTCACACCAAGTTAAAAATATCGTTCGACAATGATTTTATTAGTCGTCTATATGACGTAACACCCGCACAAACTAAATTATTGAGAGAATTAACGATACGGGTACATGGGAAAATTGATAAAGTTTTGATTCGAAAATTAGAAAAACTGTCGAAAGAAAACCCCAATTTACCGCAGTTAAAGAATTTTATGTCTGTGGCTTACAACAAACTTGGTGATTTTGCCAAATCATTGGAAATAAACAGTCAGCTATTAAAAGAATTTCCGGATTATTTACATGCCCGACTTAATGCAGCAAATCATTATATACACAAAGGAGAACCTGATAGTGCTTTGGAATATTTGGGTGAAAATTTAGATTTAAAAGGAATGTTTCCTAATCGTTCAGAATTTCATTTTTCGGAAGTACAAGCTTATTATTATTCAACGTTTCTATATGCCATAGCAAAAAGAGATTTGCCTTTAGCCGAAAATAGATTGTCATTTTACAAATCAATAGACGAAGACAATCCTCGTATCGAAGAACTTGAAGAACATCTAGAAAGTTTAAAATTTGATTTAGGTTTTGATGATTTTGGCGATGATTTTTCAGAATTAATAGAAAATGAGCCTCCTGTAACCGATAGAGTTAATCCCCCAGTTTTTAACCATCAAGAGATTTATGAACTGTATCAATTAGGTTTCAAGAATGCAAAACCAGTACTTGATAAAATTTTAGCACTACCTAGAGAAACTGTTATTCAAGATTTAGAAATGGTTTTACAAGATGGTATAGAGCGCTATCCCTATTTTTTAGATAAGGACTGGTCCGTTTTCACACATTCGTTTGCGTTACATGCGATGTTTCTTTTGATGGAATTAAAAGCGACAGAGAGTTTAATGCCAGTTTTGAATTTTTTACAATATGATGAAGAATTTTTAGAATTTTATATTGGCGATTTTTTAACAGAGGAAATTTGGCAATGTGTGTATTTTCTTGGGAAAGGCCAAGTAGATTTGTTAAAAGAGTTTTTGATGAAACCAGGAGTATATACTTTTGCAAAGTCTGCTGTATCTCAAGCTTTAACACAAATTGCAATCCTTGAAAATCGTAGAACTAATGAAATAGAAAAGGTATATACAGAAATACTAACTTTTTTCATAAATGCTAAAGGGGAAGACAATGTAATAGATCCCACATTTATAGGACTGATGATAGGGGATATTGGTGATGTCAAATTGAAAAGTTTATATCCACTTATTGAAGCTTTATATGATTTAGAATATGTTGATTATAGTTTAGAAGGGGATTTTGAAAATTTTAAAAAAAACCATAATCAAGATGAAATTGTAACTCTTGAATATTCGATAAAAATATTAAGTGTAATCTATTCCGAAGCAGATTTTTGTGAAGAGTCTGATACTGTTGAAAATAAAGACGATAATTATTTTCATTCGCTTAAAAATGAACCAAAAGTCATTCAGTTACCAGTAAGTTCTGTAAAAGTGAATAGAAATGATCCATGTCCTTGTGGAAGTGGCAAAAAGTATAAAAAATGTTGTGGATAAGAAAA includes these proteins:
- a CDS encoding DUF1186 domain-containing protein codes for the protein MNSNTIHTKLKISFDNDFISRLYDVTPAQTKLLRELTIRVHGKIDKVLIRKLEKLSKENPNLPQLKNFMSVAYNKLGDFAKSLEINSQLLKEFPDYLHARLNAANHYIHKGEPDSALEYLGENLDLKGMFPNRSEFHFSEVQAYYYSTFLYAIAKRDLPLAENRLSFYKSIDEDNPRIEELEEHLESLKFDLGFDDFGDDFSELIENEPPVTDRVNPPVFNHQEIYELYQLGFKNAKPVLDKILALPRETVIQDLEMVLQDGIERYPYFLDKDWSVFTHSFALHAMFLLMELKATESLMPVLNFLQYDEEFLEFYIGDFLTEEIWQCVYFLGKGQVDLLKEFLMKPGVYTFAKSAVSQALTQIAILENRRTNEIEKVYTEILTFFINAKGEDNVIDPTFIGLMIGDIGDVKLKSLYPLIEALYDLEYVDYSLEGDFENFKKNHNQDEIVTLEYSIKILSVIYSEADFCEESDTVENKDDNYFHSLKNEPKVIQLPVSSVKVNRNDPCPCGSGKKYKKCCG
- a CDS encoding type I restriction endonuclease subunit R translates to MSHQSEAILENNLIKQLRGLGYASVTIPDGDALVSNLQSQLEAFNETTFTAKEFDAIVNHLAKGNVFEKAKTLRDRFQLTKEDGTSFYVRFFNVEDNSQNLFQVTNQISLEGSYKNRFDVTLLVNGLPLVQIELKRSGLEIKEAFNQINRYQLHSFWSNHGLFQYVQLFVISNGVNTKYLANNKLQSVKQTFFWADTNNKNITELHEFAAAFLNPEHLGKMVSHYIVINETHKVMMVLRPYQYFATEAIIHQIKNSSENAYIWHTTGSGKTLTSFKASQIVMELPEVYKVVFVVDRKDLDFQTMNEFNAFKKDSVDVTDNTQSLVRQLTDTTKLVLTTIQKLNNAVSERFAGKIESLRHKKIVFIFDECHRSQFGETHDRITKFFDKSQLIGFTGTPIFAENASKNDLGKRTTKDLFGNCLHKYVITDAIQDENVLRFGIEYVGKYKNKSNSFIDIEVEDIDKQEVLDSEKRINKIVDYIIAYHNQKTFDRDYSALLAVSSINNVIQYYDLFQKKKEAGEHDLRIATIFTYGTNEDSDQAQDFLPEDEVDFDVLAEPQTSYQGKHTRDKLERYIGDYNTMYGTSYSTKDSDSFQKYFQNISRRLKDREKENFDNEKDRLDIVIVVNMMLTGFDAKKVNTLYVDKNLKQHGLIQAFSRTNRILGEQKSQGNILSFRNLKKATDDAITLFSNKEAIEVVTMPDYEKIAAKFDEALKLLREITPTYQSVNDLESEEAEAQFVQAFRKLMRAMNVLQSYTDFDWEDLLLDEQEFEDYKSKYLDLYEKVKRDNEKQKTSILDDIDFELELIHRDQINVAYILKLLAQLKGAKTPSAVAAQKKAIIDLLGGDIQLRSKRELIQKFIDENMPHIKDGDSIEDEFEKYWQDQKVLALGKLCEDEHLDKAQFKALIDAYIYSGREPIKDEVFQCLDNRPSILQARTIGDRIIAKMKEFVEVFVKGMMA
- a CDS encoding transposase yields the protein MQKFKGKYRIDTARAKWWDYKNEGNYFITICTKNRAHLFGYVNDGEMKLNEYGKIVSDCWYDLPNHYSNIILDEFQIMPNHIHCIVGVDNSNSIFPVETGFKPVCTSNDSANDSANDSTDISENKEKKIHGIFEFIRALKTFSSRRINEMRDTKGVSNWQERFHDHIIRDEMEYNRIKNYIINNPKNWSEDCFFDK
- a CDS encoding transposase; the encoded protein is MKKFQNKYRIPSARLQNWDYGENGAYFITICTKNMACYFGNIVSGPSVETRLIASVHDNDSKCEMQLNELGKIAHRNWENIPNQFPDIELGNFVIMPNHMHGILIINKMKLPSDTVQTRLIASNDDNTETRLIASVHAQNENKIGGFAGDKNPMLNENISRIIRWYKGRCSFEMRKIHADFEWLSRFHDHIIRDSKAFERIQTYIENNPSKWKEDKFHN
- a CDS encoding restriction endonuclease subunit S, translating into MQQLFSGKLRFKDENGKDYPDWEEKKLGDVCEIVGGGTPDTNISEYWGGEIQWFTPTEIKSDFVSSSIRTITELGLQKSSAKKLPIGTILLTTRATIGEVSIAREECSTNQGFQSLIARKGNSNIFIFNWIKQNKHELTSRANGSTFPEISKTAIEKIFLNVPSFKEQQKIANFLSSIDTKIETVNGEIGKTQLFKKGLLQQMFV